Part of the uncultured Desulfobacter sp. genome, ACGACCATTGTGGCGTTTGCACCGCTGATGTTTATCACCGGCATCATGGGAAAGTTCATCGCCGTCATGCCCCAGTCCGTGATCTGCATTCTTTTCATATCCCTTATAGAGGCCTTTTTTATCCTTCCGGCCCACCTGGAAGGTACGTTGTCCCACCCGTCTGCCGGGGGGCGCAGTCCGAAAATCTACAAAATACTGTTTTTCTGGGTTCACTGGCTCAAGACGGATATTGCCTATATTCACGGCGTTGTAAGGTACCGGATGGAACGCGGGTTGAATCGGGTTATTTACAGCTATTATCTGCCGATATTGCGTTATTGCATCAAAAACAGATATTTTACCCTGATTTTGGGCGTGGGGTGCCTGATCATCAGTTTGGGCCTGATTGCCGGCGGACATGTTCCGTATACGTTTTTCCCGAAAACCGATTCCGACTGGATGCTTTCGGAAATTGTATATCCTCTGGGCACCCCTTTCAGTACCACCCGGAAAACCATCGAGCAGATCGAAGCCGGCGCCTTTAAACTCAACGATTATTTCAGGGAGCGGGTTGAGGGGAATCAAGATATTATTGTGAATACTTTCTCCCTGGTGGGCGTCATACCACAACGGGACTGGAAAGAGGGTGTGTCGGGCGGACATTGCGGCGAAGCCTGGATCGAAATCGTACCGGCGGCAAGGCGCCCGGATGTCCTGGCGTCGGAGGTGGCAACCAAATGGCGGGAATTCACCGGTGATATCCTCGGCGCAGAGCAATCTACCTTTACCATTATTGGCGGCGGCCCCGGGGGAAATCCCATTGAGATCCGTCTGCACGGCAATTCGCTTTCACGGATGGATGCGGCAGCCCAGGTCCTTAAAGATGAGATTGCATCCTATCCGGGCACCTTTGATATCACCGATGATTTCAGGCCCGGAAAGATGGAAAAACAGGTCTATATCCGGCCGGGCGCCAAAGCGTTGGGTGTGACCATGGCCGATATCGCCACCCAGCTTCGCCAGGCATATTACGGGGATGAGGTGCTTAAAATCCAGCGGGGCAAAGATGATGTCAAGGTGATGGTACGGTATTCCAAGCAGGAACGGCAGACCGAGTCCAGTATCGACCGGCTCCGCATCCGGACCAAGGACAACCGGGAGATCCCCTTGAATCAGGTGGCCCGCATTGAGACCCAGCGGGGATACGCCGCAATAAAGCGCGTGGACAGACACCGGGTGATTACGGTGTCGTCAAACCTTGATGAAGATGTTGCCAATGCCCGGAATATTGTAAAGGATTTGAGTGAAAATTTTTTGCCGGACATGATTAAGCGGTTCCCCGGGGTCGACTATGATCTCGAAGGCCAGGCCAAACGCAGCAAGGAGTCCATGGAGAGTCTGATGAAAGGGTTTATTGTGGCCGCCATGATCATTTTTCTGCTTTTGGCAAGCCAGTTTCGTTCCTACAGCCAGCCGTTGATCATTATGACCGCCATCCCCTTTGGGCTCATCGGGGCCATTGTGGGGCATTTTATCATGGGGCTGGATATTACCATGATTTCGATTTTCGGCATTGTGGCGCTTTCCGGTGTTGTGGTCAACGACTCTTTGATTCTCATAGATTTTATCAATGTCGAAGTGGCCAAGGGGACAGCGGTGTTTGAGGCCGTGATCAAGTCCGGTGAAACCCGGTTTCGCCCTGTGATCTTAACTTCCTTTACCACAGTGGCCGGCCTTGCTCCACTTCTGACGGAAACAAGCTTTCAGGCCAAATTCCTTATTCCCATGGCCGTGAGTATCAGTTTTGGTCTGGTTGCCGCCACGGTGTTGACCCTGATTTTTGTGCCGGCTTTATATGTGGTGCTCCGTGAGTTGGCGCTGTTTGTATCAGGCGGGCAGGATCGACAAGACCATGGGGGGTAATTTACAAAACACTTCTTTGACGCCCAATTTGCAAAATTTA contains:
- a CDS encoding efflux RND transporter permease subunit — translated: MKALGKWSVEHRVTVNLVMVFLIVAGMFTAINMKREMFPQFSLDMISISVEYPGASPEDVEEGICIKIEEQLKSLEDIKTMYSTAVEGHAVVTLELDAGTDITDKLNEVRTEVDLIDSFPTQAEDPVVVEIKNNEPAIYVAVYGDVGERILKQTADKIRDDLVEFEEISLAELMGVREYEISVEVSEENLRKFSLSFDDVAAAVGTGSLELPGGLIKTPGGEFLVRAKGKRYTGAEYEQIPLVTRADGTVVRLGDVARVVDGFEDKDLQSRFNGQPAAMVVVRRTSSQDTIAISNRVLAYLDDVRDDMPQGIRLGHWYNIADMVQGRIDLLLKNGIQGILLVFVVLALFLDLGLAFWVASGIPITFMGAFLFLEYIGASVNMLSLFGFIMTLGILVDDAIIVGENVYTHYAAGKTPKQAVMAAMEQVGGPVVMAVTTTIVAFAPLMFITGIMGKFIAVMPQSVICILFISLIEAFFILPAHLEGTLSHPSAGGRSPKIYKILFFWVHWLKTDIAYIHGVVRYRMERGLNRVIYSYYLPILRYCIKNRYFTLILGVGCLIISLGLIAGGHVPYTFFPKTDSDWMLSEIVYPLGTPFSTTRKTIEQIEAGAFKLNDYFRERVEGNQDIIVNTFSLVGVIPQRDWKEGVSGGHCGEAWIEIVPAARRPDVLASEVATKWREFTGDILGAEQSTFTIIGGGPGGNPIEIRLHGNSLSRMDAAAQVLKDEIASYPGTFDITDDFRPGKMEKQVYIRPGAKALGVTMADIATQLRQAYYGDEVLKIQRGKDDVKVMVRYSKQERQTESSIDRLRIRTKDNREIPLNQVARIETQRGYAAIKRVDRHRVITVSSNLDEDVANARNIVKDLSENFLPDMIKRFPGVDYDLEGQAKRSKESMESLMKGFIVAAMIIFLLLASQFRSYSQPLIIMTAIPFGLIGAIVGHFIMGLDITMISIFGIVALSGVVVNDSLILIDFINVEVAKGTAVFEAVIKSGETRFRPVILTSFTTVAGLAPLLTETSFQAKFLIPMAVSISFGLVAATVLTLIFVPALYVVLRELALFVSGGQDRQDHGG